One region of Mangifera indica cultivar Alphonso chromosome 3, CATAS_Mindica_2.1, whole genome shotgun sequence genomic DNA includes:
- the LOC123210655 gene encoding disease resistance protein SUMM2-like has protein sequence MEAAIEPITQILKPLCKYVQYCRKFNENIEILKRRLTDLNSRKEDVELRLRTECRMRKLPRVEVNDWLQNSQRIKNEVENIERQVKKGKCLSRVCFGKVVVEKIEEVKEHYQHGAFESFVIDASPAAGVVLLTTTLVGETTAKKIMNKIWEFLMGYEVMKIGVCGIGGVGKTTIITHINNKLLKETDKFENVIWVTITQPLDLMKLQDQIAAALKEHLPRNEEIRKRARNLFKMLEGRKIVLILDDVWEAFQLEEVGIPEPTKENGCKLVITTRSQDVCHSMGCKTVQVRTLSEDEALKLFMDRVGFNILEVPTIKDFVKPVVEQCAGLPLAIVAVAGCMRGEYDICEWRNALEELSKSIQSVSGMERNVLRQLQFSYDRLKSKKLQHCFLYCALYPEDFKIPKEELIVYWIAEGLVDERDSMHATNDAGYSILNRLVNNCLLEIVDRGRCVKMHDLVRDMALHITSNKPLFMIKPQEGLSELPGEQEWKKNLEKVSLMGNCISEIYSSMSPNCQALSTLLLQRNPLQVIPEVFFVNMLSLKILDLSYTKIENLPNSISNLKNLIALLLNHCEQLTEVPSLKNLLALENLDLGFTNIPDMPEGIERLTKLRSLDLYLPVPVMLPTVMLHTHSRLQKLRIYCGSMNSEPALTSEEAIRFSRLDTFEAHFVSFYDFNMYVKSIAGQAPRRYRLLVASCLEEVPISEFFSLPEYDDYFPDVEGVNKYVTLYTTGEGEDLVVLSTDVQCLMVRVCPEISDIKVLMLGNYPNLKFLYLMDCWNLKKLVSPKLLLALQNLEVIEVEGCDKIEEIIADDNEDEEENEQGGSGSTIFALPKLREMRLKSLGKLKRICSGNAVLVCESLQQIHISRCGELKRFPVSLPLPAIKEIKVNKNWWDSLEWDNANAKASLQPFCKFTKWLYD, from the coding sequence ATGGAGGCTGCTATAGAGCCAATCACTCAAATTTTGAAACCATTATGCAAATATGTTCAATATTGTAGGAAGTTCAATGAGAATATAGAAATTCTCAAAAGAAGATTAACGGATTTAAATAGTCGAAAAGAAGATGTTGAACTAAGGTTGAGAACAGAGTGTCGTATGCGGAAATTACCTAGAGTTGAAGTCAATGATTGGCTTCAAAATTCACAAAGGATTAAAAATGAAGTAGAAAATATTGAGAGACAAGTTAAAAAGGGGAAATGTTTGTCACGTGTATGTTTTGGGAAGGTTGTTGTTGAGAAGATTGAAGAAGTGAAAGAACATTACCAGCATGGTGCATTTGAAAGCTTTGTAATTGATGCATCTCCAGCTGCTGGAGTGGTTCTACTAACTACAACATTAGTAGGTGAAACAACTGCAAAGAAAATCATGAATAAGATTTGGGAATTTCTAATGGGTTATGAGGTTATGAAGATAGGAGTTTGCGGGATAGGAGGAGTTGGAAAAACAACTATCATAACTCATATCAACAACAAACTCCTCAAGGAGACGGATAAGTTTGAAAATGTAATTTGGGTCACTATAACCCAACCACTTGATCTTATGAAACTGCAAGATCAAATTGCTGCTGCATTGAAAGAACATCTTCCTAGAAATGAAGAGATAAGGAAACGGGCTAGAAACTTGTTTAAAATGTTGGAAGGAAGAAAGATTGTGTTGATATTAGATGATGTGTGGGAGGCATTTCAGCTTGAGGAAGTGGGAATTCCTGAACCTACAAAAGAAAATGGATGCAAATTAGTGATAACAACTCGTTCACAAGATGTTTGTCATTCCATGGGTTGCAAAACAGTCCAAGTGAGGACTCTCTCAGAGGACGAGGCATTGAAGTTATTCATGGATAGAGTGggatttaatattttagaagTTCCAACTATAAAAGACTTTGTGAAACCTGTGGTTGAACAATGTGCTGGTTTACCCCTAGCAATTGTTGCAGTTGCTGGCTGCATGAGGGGAGAATATGACATTTGTGAATGGAGgaatgcattggaagaattgtCTAAAAGCATACAAAGTGTCAGTGGCATGGAAAGAAATGTACTAAGGCAATTACAATTTAGTTATGATCGTTTGAAGAGTAAAAAGCTGCAACATTGTTTCTTATATTGTGCCCTCTATCCTGAAGACTTCAAAATCCCAAAAGAAGAGTTGATAGTTTATTGGATTGCGGAAGGACTTGTAGATGAAAGAGATAGTATGCACGCAACAAATGATGCGGGTTATTCTATATTGAATAGACTTGTAAACAATTGTTTGTTGGAGATTGTCGATCGTGGAAGGTGCGTAAAGATGCATGATCTTGTAAGAGACATGGCATTGCATATTACAAGCAACAAACCTCTGTTCATGATAAAACCCCAAGAGGGATTGAGTGAATTACCAGGGGAACAAGAATGGAAAAAGAATCTTGAGAAAGTTTCTTTAATGGGGAATTGCATATCAGAAATTTATTCAAGTATGTCCCCAAACTGTCAAGCTCTCTCCACTTTGTTGCTACAAAGAAACCCTTTACAAGTCATTCCTGAAGTGTTCTTTGTAAACATGCTTAGTTTGAAGATTCTTGATCTTTCTTACACAAAGATTGAGAACTTGCCAAATTCCATCTCCAACTTGAAGAATCTCATAGCATTGTTGCTTAATCATTGTGAACAATTAACGGAGGTTCCTTCTTTAAAGAACCTTTTGGCACTTGAaaatttggaccttgggtttaCAAACATACCCGATATGCCAGAAGGTATTGAAAGGCTAACAAAGCTTAGAAGTCTTGATCTCTATCTACCTGTACCAGTTATGTTGCCAACTGTAATGCTGCATACACACAGTCGTCTCCAAAAATTGAGAATATATTGCGGATCTATGAATTCTGAACCAGCATTAACATCAGAAGAGGCAATTAGATTCAGTCGACTGGATACTTTTGAAGCgcattttgttagtttttatgaCTTCAACATGTATGTCAAATCCATAGCTGGTCAAGCACCAAGACGCTACCGTCTCCTGGTGGCATCATGTTTAGAAGAAGTTccaatctctgaattcttctcTCTACCAGAATATGATGATTACTTCCCAGATGTAGAAGGCGTTAATAAATATGTAACGTTATATACCACTGGTGAAGGAGAAGATTTGGTTGTGCTCTCAACTGACGTTCAGTGTCTAATGGTAAGAGTGTGTCCCGAAATTAGTGACATAAAGGTTCTAATGCTAGGCAATTATCCTAACCTCAAATTTCTGTATCTGATGGATTGTTGGAATTTGAAGAAGTTGGTCTCACCAAAGTTATTGTTGGCTTTGCAAAACCTGGAAGTGATTGAAGTTGAGGGTTGTGATAAAATTGAGGAGATAATAGCAGATgataatgaagatgaagaagaaaatgagcaAGGAGGCAGTGGTAGCACCATATTTGCTCTCCCAAAATTGAGAGAAATGCGTCTGAAATCCCTTGGAAAATTGAAGAGGATTTGCAGTGGTAATGCAGTACTGGTTTGTGAATCTCTGCAACAAATTCATATATCAAGGTGTGGAGAATTGAAGAGGTTCCCT